The following are encoded together in the Paludisphaera mucosa genome:
- a CDS encoding UvrB/UvrC motif-containing protein, translating into MTCQRCQDEAVVHLTELVDGRRKETHLCVACARASGLSLPDAPPDFGLDAVLQDLIKKHVGELVGELAESTCPDCRLRYMDFRTGGRLGCPHDYQVFRKGLLPMLQRFHGATRHVGKRARARPGASLRLRLRSQLRQAVAREDYEEAARLRDQIRLKDQHA; encoded by the coding sequence ATGACGTGTCAACGATGCCAGGACGAGGCCGTCGTCCACCTCACCGAGCTGGTCGACGGCCGGCGCAAGGAGACCCACCTGTGCGTCGCCTGCGCCCGGGCCTCGGGCCTGAGCCTGCCCGACGCCCCGCCCGACTTCGGCCTCGACGCGGTGCTCCAGGACCTCATCAAGAAGCACGTCGGCGAGCTGGTGGGCGAGCTGGCCGAGTCGACCTGCCCCGACTGCCGGCTCCGCTACATGGACTTCCGGACCGGCGGCCGGCTGGGCTGCCCGCACGACTACCAGGTCTTCCGCAAGGGCCTGCTCCCCATGCTCCAGCGTTTCCACGGCGCCACCCGCCACGTCGGCAAGCGGGCCCGGGCCCGCCCCGGGGCGTCGCTCCGCCTCCGCCTCCGCTCCCAGCTCCGCCAGGCCGTCGCCCGCGAGGACTACGAGGAAGCCGCGAGGCTGCGCGACCAGATTCGCCTCAAGGATCAACACGCATGA
- a CDS encoding protein arginine kinase: MTLDDLTRTSGEWLRGAGPESDIVMCSRIRLARNLADFPFTNRASRNEKAGIESQVKSAVDAAGLDVAYFDVNGMNNLDRQFLVERQIISRELAGGEGPRGVAVTPKENISIMVNEEDHLRIQYMLSGFRLNEVWDEITALDDQLEDDIAYAYSSSLGYLTACPTNVGTGIRVGVMLHLPGIVANKQIDKVFRALQKINLAVRGLYGEGSQAFGDFYQISNQQTLGKSEEEIIKILTDVVPQVLQFERSARQDLVTGRRQHLHDQVSRAYGVLKTAQTISSEETMLLLSSVRMGINLGLIDDLSISTVNELFIQTQPAFLQKLRGSELGVEERNVARASYLRSRLANGRAVEDE, encoded by the coding sequence ATGACACTGGACGACCTGACGAGAACCTCCGGCGAATGGCTCCGCGGCGCGGGCCCCGAGAGCGACATCGTGATGTGCTCGCGCATCCGCCTGGCCCGCAACCTGGCCGACTTCCCGTTCACCAACCGCGCCAGCCGCAACGAGAAGGCCGGGATCGAGTCGCAGGTCAAGTCGGCCGTCGACGCCGCCGGGCTCGACGTGGCCTACTTCGACGTCAACGGCATGAACAACCTCGACCGCCAGTTCCTGGTCGAGCGCCAGATCATCTCCCGCGAGCTCGCCGGCGGCGAGGGCCCGCGGGGCGTGGCCGTCACGCCCAAGGAGAACATCTCGATCATGGTGAACGAGGAGGACCACCTCCGCATCCAGTACATGCTCTCGGGCTTCCGCCTGAACGAGGTCTGGGACGAGATCACCGCGCTCGACGACCAGCTCGAGGACGACATCGCCTACGCCTACAGCTCGTCGCTGGGCTACCTCACCGCCTGCCCCACCAACGTCGGCACCGGCATCCGCGTCGGCGTCATGCTGCACCTGCCGGGCATCGTCGCCAACAAGCAGATCGACAAGGTCTTCCGCGCCCTCCAGAAGATCAACCTCGCCGTCCGCGGCCTCTACGGCGAGGGCTCCCAGGCGTTCGGCGACTTCTACCAGATCTCCAACCAGCAGACCCTGGGCAAGAGCGAGGAGGAGATCATCAAGATCCTCACCGACGTCGTACCCCAGGTCCTCCAGTTCGAGCGGTCGGCGCGGCAGGACCTCGTCACCGGCCGCCGCCAGCACCTCCACGACCAGGTCAGCCGGGCCTACGGCGTGCTCAAGACCGCCCAGACGATCTCCAGCGAGGAGACGATGCTGCTCCTTTCCAGCGTCCGCATGGGAATCAACCTAGGCTTGATCGACGACCTGTCCATTTCGACGGTCAACGAGCTGTTCATCCAGACCCAGCCGGCGTTCCTCCAGAAGCTCCGCGGCAGCGAGCTGGGCGTCGAGGAGCGGAACGTCGCCCGGGCCTCCTACCTGCGCAGCCGGCTGGCGAACGGCCGGGCCGTCGAGGACGAATAG
- a CDS encoding J domain-containing protein — translation MPSFSFDIDPYKVLGVTSEASLQEIREAYRAKTKKYHPDVGGEDWTFRILSQAYELLSTNRVMRATHAEAPRPRPAAPVGGHHDRHAHDRHGPHRPEPKSESVYAGIIDKQTPAHRRAAVEVLSVRYLWDQASYLWLNQKSSEDDRFLSCSVNVSWPDRGQGDGQGPGQTAAAEESEILASLSEVFDHLVLETRAVSSRCHAGEDGFSGWLTYTNFDRTWKAVRMLQERLHARNLGMRQWSRDLFIPKNWS, via the coding sequence TTGCCATCCTTCAGCTTCGACATCGACCCCTACAAGGTCCTCGGCGTCACCAGCGAGGCCTCGCTCCAGGAGATCCGCGAGGCCTATCGGGCGAAGACCAAGAAATACCACCCCGACGTCGGCGGCGAGGACTGGACCTTCCGCATCCTCTCGCAGGCGTACGAGCTGCTGAGCACCAACCGCGTCATGCGGGCGACCCACGCCGAGGCCCCGCGGCCCCGGCCGGCCGCGCCCGTCGGCGGCCACCACGACCGCCACGCCCACGACCGCCACGGGCCGCATCGGCCCGAGCCCAAGTCCGAGTCGGTCTACGCCGGCATCATCGACAAGCAGACCCCCGCGCACCGGCGGGCGGCCGTCGAGGTGCTCAGCGTGCGCTACCTCTGGGACCAGGCCTCGTACCTCTGGCTCAACCAGAAGTCGTCCGAGGACGACCGCTTCCTGAGCTGCAGCGTCAACGTCTCGTGGCCCGACCGGGGCCAGGGGGACGGGCAGGGCCCGGGGCAGACCGCCGCGGCAGAGGAGTCCGAGATCCTGGCCTCGCTGAGCGAGGTCTTCGATCACCTCGTGCTGGAGACCCGCGCCGTCAGCTCGCGGTGCCACGCCGGCGAGGACGGGTTCAGCGGCTGGCTGACCTACACCAACTTCGACCGCACCTGGAAGGCGGTCCGCATGCTCCAGGAGCGGCTCCACGCCCGCAACCTGGGCATGCGGCAGTGGTCGCGCGACCTGTTCATCCCCAAGAACTGGAGCTGA
- a CDS encoding YkgB family protein, which translates to MGDRLKSIGLHVTRYGLVLVLLWIGGMKFTAYEAEGIRPLVANSPPMRWVYDVVSVGGFAAFLGVVEIAVGLLIAVRPIWPLGSAAGSGLAVGMFLTTLSFLISTPGWEPSLGGFPALSAMPGQFLLKDVVLLGAALFTVGEALEASGFGRDVRTADASAAGPHA; encoded by the coding sequence ATGGGCGACCGTCTGAAGTCGATCGGTTTGCACGTCACCCGCTATGGGCTGGTCCTCGTCCTGCTCTGGATCGGCGGGATGAAATTCACCGCCTACGAAGCCGAGGGGATCAGGCCTTTGGTGGCGAACAGCCCGCCGATGCGCTGGGTCTACGACGTCGTGAGCGTCGGCGGCTTCGCCGCCTTCCTGGGCGTCGTGGAGATCGCCGTCGGGCTGCTGATCGCTGTGCGTCCGATCTGGCCCCTCGGCTCGGCCGCGGGGAGTGGGCTCGCGGTGGGGATGTTCCTGACCACCCTGAGCTTCCTGATCTCGACCCCCGGTTGGGAGCCGAGCCTGGGCGGCTTCCCGGCCTTGTCGGCCATGCCGGGGCAATTCCTGCTCAAGGACGTCGTGCTGCTGGGGGCGGCCCTGTTCACGGTCGGGGAAGCGCTCGAGGCTTCGGGCTTCGGACGAGACGTCCGCACCGCCGATGCCTCGGCCGCCGGCCCGCACGCCTGA
- a CDS encoding cytochrome P460 family protein, with the protein MSIKAPRRLVAGCLTATAIVAATIASGAPGPDDPPARAGEFSPYVAKDGAITRPTDYRDTFQYLGAYAVATKPGQPVDEMHVVYSRPEDVKAYRRDGKFPDGAVLVKEVDGIKSDRMTTGQAHWEDGVKLWFVMVKDARGRFPDNALWGDGWGWALFKADAPDRNVATDHEIDCKSCHVPARKDDWIYVRGYPSLTKADPSK; encoded by the coding sequence ATGAGTATCAAGGCCCCCCGCCGGCTCGTCGCCGGCTGCCTGACCGCGACGGCGATCGTCGCGGCGACGATCGCGTCCGGAGCTCCAGGGCCCGACGACCCGCCCGCCCGCGCCGGCGAATTTTCGCCGTACGTCGCGAAAGACGGCGCGATCACGCGGCCGACCGACTATCGCGACACCTTCCAGTACCTCGGCGCCTACGCGGTGGCCACGAAGCCCGGCCAGCCGGTCGACGAGATGCACGTGGTCTATTCCCGGCCGGAGGACGTGAAAGCCTACCGGCGAGACGGCAAGTTCCCCGACGGCGCGGTCCTGGTGAAGGAGGTCGACGGGATCAAGTCGGATCGCATGACGACGGGGCAGGCCCACTGGGAGGACGGCGTCAAGCTCTGGTTCGTCATGGTCAAGGACGCCAGGGGCCGGTTCCCGGACAACGCCCTGTGGGGCGACGGCTGGGGATGGGCCCTGTTCAAGGCCGACGCACCGGATCGCAACGTGGCGACCGACCACGAGATCGACTGCAAGTCGTGCCACGTCCCGGCCAGGAAAGACGACTGGATCTACGTCCGCGGCTACCCTTCGCTGACGAAGGCCGACCCTTCGAAGTAA
- a CDS encoding cytochrome P460 family protein, whose protein sequence is MVGTNRLRIALGTAVLAGIAAMTYVLAGAAPPDGPASLVEFAQDGKLRKPEGYRRWVYVGTPLTPNELNGGEAPFPDFHAVYIDPESFAHFEKTGEFRDGAVMIKELVAVGAKEATSGSGYFMGDFIGLEASIKDSKRFQDEPGHWGYFSFGHKYPLKAEAAKQDAAACNSCHQSSAAKDYVFTQFYPVLRAASPKTK, encoded by the coding sequence ATGGTCGGAACGAATCGTTTGCGCATCGCCCTGGGGACCGCGGTCCTGGCCGGGATCGCCGCGATGACTTACGTGCTGGCCGGGGCCGCGCCGCCCGACGGGCCGGCGTCCCTCGTCGAGTTCGCCCAGGACGGGAAGCTCAGGAAGCCCGAGGGCTATCGCAGGTGGGTGTACGTCGGCACGCCCCTGACTCCCAACGAGCTCAACGGCGGGGAGGCCCCGTTCCCGGACTTCCACGCCGTCTACATCGACCCGGAGAGCTTCGCCCACTTCGAGAAGACCGGCGAGTTCCGCGACGGCGCCGTGATGATCAAGGAACTCGTCGCCGTCGGGGCCAAGGAGGCGACCAGCGGAAGCGGCTACTTCATGGGCGACTTCATCGGCCTGGAAGCCTCGATCAAGGACTCGAAACGATTCCAGGACGAGCCGGGCCACTGGGGCTACTTCAGCTTCGGCCACAAGTACCCGCTCAAGGCCGAGGCCGCGAAGCAGGACGCCGCGGCGTGCAACTCGTGCCACCAGTCCAGCGCAGCCAAGGACTACGTCTTCACCCAGTTCTACCCCGTCCTTCGCGCGGCGTCGCCGAAGACGAAGTGA
- a CDS encoding Crp/Fnr family transcriptional regulator: MILEKSWAEDFVKAAAQVRTARRRSLKSAETVCTDPTAGRCWVVAAGYVKVVDPRPDGDHFTRLVLGRGGLFGDRPFGGRAFRGFLSPQPELSVAHGPAEVVEVGRAELEAAARADAGLASMLLESTTARSQLLERRLLWQIITPLRARMAAALRDLICFEGQRCKHGHTIDVRLSHQDLSEILGAARPVVSAELVKMRREGLIEYTRCHFCVDDLAGLDRVAGG, translated from the coding sequence ATGATCCTTGAGAAAAGCTGGGCCGAGGACTTCGTCAAGGCCGCCGCCCAGGTTCGGACGGCTCGTCGCCGGTCGTTGAAGTCTGCGGAGACGGTCTGCACGGACCCGACGGCGGGGCGCTGCTGGGTTGTGGCGGCCGGATACGTCAAGGTCGTCGACCCGCGGCCCGACGGCGATCACTTCACGAGGCTGGTCCTCGGCCGGGGCGGCCTCTTCGGCGATCGGCCGTTCGGCGGGCGTGCGTTTCGGGGGTTCCTCTCGCCGCAGCCCGAGCTGTCCGTCGCCCACGGCCCCGCCGAGGTCGTGGAGGTGGGACGGGCGGAGCTGGAAGCCGCCGCCCGCGCCGACGCCGGGCTCGCGTCCATGCTGCTCGAATCGACGACGGCCCGGTCCCAGCTTCTCGAACGTCGTCTGCTCTGGCAGATCATCACGCCGCTCCGGGCCCGAATGGCCGCCGCGCTGCGGGATCTCATCTGCTTCGAGGGACAACGCTGCAAGCACGGCCACACGATCGACGTGCGACTCAGCCATCAGGATCTGTCCGAGATCCTCGGCGCGGCGCGCCCCGTCGTCAGCGCCGAGCTGGTCAAGATGCGGCGCGAAGGACTCATCGAGTACACGCGCTGCCATTTCTGCGTGGACGACCTCGCCGGCCTGGACCGCGTCGCCGGCGGTTGA
- the coaD gene encoding pantetheine-phosphate adenylyltransferase — MRPSEHPRDPFRTAVFTGTFDPISLGHLDVIRRGRLLFDHLVVGIGVHPSKTSLFTVEERIELAERVVAPFDNVSVESFEELTVQYVRRIGARVILRGLRTLTDMEYEFGMTLTNQRLDPEIETVFLMADGQYSHVSSSLVRQVAKFGGVDALKLFVPEILIEPILAKNRRHPAVDPYVDYDKRDASPPTTPP, encoded by the coding sequence ATGCGTCCCAGCGAACACCCGCGCGACCCCTTCCGGACGGCGGTGTTCACCGGCACGTTCGACCCGATCTCGCTGGGCCACCTCGACGTCATCCGCCGCGGCCGGCTGCTCTTCGACCACCTCGTGGTGGGGATCGGCGTCCATCCCAGCAAGACCTCGCTGTTCACCGTCGAGGAGCGCATCGAGCTGGCCGAGCGCGTGGTCGCCCCGTTCGACAACGTCTCGGTCGAGTCGTTCGAGGAGCTGACCGTCCAGTACGTCCGGCGGATCGGGGCCCGGGTGATCCTCCGCGGCCTCCGCACGCTGACCGACATGGAATACGAGTTCGGGATGACCCTGACCAACCAGCGGCTCGACCCCGAGATCGAGACCGTCTTCCTGATGGCCGACGGCCAGTACTCGCACGTCTCCAGCTCGCTGGTGCGGCAGGTCGCCAAGTTCGGCGGGGTCGACGCCCTGAAGCTGTTCGTCCCCGAGATCCTGATCGAGCCGATCCTGGCCAAGAACCGCCGCCACCCGGCCGTCGACCCGTACGTCGACTACGACAAGCGCGACGCCAGCCCGCCGACGACGCCCCCCTGA
- a CDS encoding aminotransferase class V-fold PLP-dependent enzyme produces MGMNWAAIREAEFPVAREWAYFDHAAVAPIPRRSAEALRLWAEGQAAHGATRWGEWGARIEALRTDLADWIAAHPDEIAFVANTTHGIGLVAEGFPWKAGDNVVVPAEEYPSNVYPWMNLADRGVETRLVPSRDDRIRIEDLRDAMDDRTRVLAVSHVEFASGFRNDLDAIGELCRSRGVAFFVDAIQGLGPLELDVRRTPVDFAAADGHKWLLGPEGAGFLYVRREWIDRLRPLGVGWHSVTGAFSAPGLDFTLKPNAQRWEGGSCNMPGLQGFAASLTLLREIGPRDLSLRLLDRAEAVREAVAEAGWRVLGSTRPEDRSAIVVAAADGVDPEAAATLLRSHRVIASCRRGRLRISPHVYTDDDDLRRLRDGLAAARGVAPPSGRGS; encoded by the coding sequence ATGGGGATGAACTGGGCGGCGATCCGCGAGGCCGAATTCCCGGTGGCCCGGGAATGGGCCTACTTCGACCACGCGGCGGTCGCCCCGATCCCCCGCCGCTCCGCCGAGGCCCTCCGCCTCTGGGCCGAAGGCCAGGCCGCCCACGGCGCGACCCGCTGGGGCGAGTGGGGGGCCCGGATCGAGGCCCTCCGCACCGACCTCGCCGACTGGATCGCCGCCCACCCCGACGAGATCGCCTTCGTCGCCAACACGACGCACGGCATCGGCCTGGTCGCCGAGGGGTTCCCCTGGAAGGCCGGCGACAACGTGGTCGTCCCGGCGGAGGAATACCCCTCGAACGTCTACCCGTGGATGAACCTGGCCGACCGGGGCGTCGAGACCCGCCTCGTCCCCTCGCGCGACGACCGCATCCGGATCGAGGACCTGCGGGACGCGATGGACGACCGCACGCGGGTGCTCGCCGTGAGCCACGTCGAGTTCGCCTCGGGCTTCCGCAACGACCTGGACGCGATCGGCGAACTTTGCCGTTCGCGGGGCGTCGCGTTCTTCGTCGACGCCATCCAGGGGCTCGGCCCGCTGGAGCTGGACGTCCGTCGGACCCCCGTCGACTTCGCCGCGGCCGACGGCCACAAGTGGCTGCTGGGCCCCGAGGGGGCCGGCTTCCTCTACGTCCGTCGCGAGTGGATCGACCGCCTCCGGCCGCTGGGCGTCGGCTGGCACAGCGTGACGGGGGCGTTCAGCGCCCCCGGCCTCGACTTCACCCTCAAGCCCAACGCCCAGCGCTGGGAGGGGGGCTCGTGCAACATGCCGGGCCTCCAGGGCTTCGCCGCGAGCCTGACCCTGCTCCGCGAGATCGGCCCGCGCGACCTCTCGCTGCGGCTCCTCGACCGGGCCGAGGCCGTGCGCGAGGCCGTCGCCGAGGCGGGCTGGCGGGTGCTGGGCTCGACCCGGCCCGAGGACCGCTCGGCGATCGTGGTCGCGGCGGCCGACGGCGTCGACCCCGAGGCCGCGGCGACCCTGCTGCGGTCGCACCGCGTGATCGCCTCGTGCCGCCGGGGCCGGCTCCGGATCAGCCCCCACGTCTACACCGACGACGACGACCTGCGGCGGCTGCGCGACGGCCTCGCCGCGGCGAGGGGCGTCGCCCCCCCATCCGGAAGAGGTTCTTGA
- a CDS encoding HYExAFE family protein, translating into MAIRSNHYEAAFEGYVRSLRVPCVAVDEAKRAIFGDGGVKNPDFLLYPRFADNLVVEVKGKRAKNRLGRRDWENWVTTDDLDGLVRWGELFGPGFRPILSFVYAEAPQEFGLPDAGAYSFRGLEYRFWAVGLDDYLAHLRSRGPAWKAVAMARKAFRRRVRPLSEWLPMLAESPRRPKPVKERER; encoded by the coding sequence ATGGCCATCCGCTCCAACCACTACGAGGCCGCCTTCGAGGGTTACGTCCGCTCGCTGCGGGTGCCATGCGTGGCGGTCGACGAGGCCAAGCGGGCGATATTCGGCGACGGGGGGGTGAAAAACCCCGACTTCCTGCTGTATCCTCGATTCGCGGACAACCTGGTCGTCGAAGTGAAGGGGAAGCGGGCCAAGAATCGCCTGGGCCGCCGCGACTGGGAGAACTGGGTGACGACCGACGACCTCGACGGCCTGGTCCGCTGGGGTGAGCTGTTCGGCCCCGGCTTCCGGCCGATCCTGAGCTTCGTCTACGCCGAGGCCCCCCAGGAGTTCGGCCTGCCCGACGCCGGGGCCTATTCGTTCCGGGGGCTGGAGTACCGTTTCTGGGCGGTCGGCCTCGACGACTACCTGGCCCACCTGCGATCGCGAGGCCCGGCCTGGAAGGCCGTGGCGATGGCCCGCAAGGCCTTCCGCCGCCGCGTCCGCCCGCTCTCCGAATGGCTCCCCATGCTCGCCGAATCGCCCCGACGCCCCAAACCCGTCAAGGAACGCGAACGATGA
- a CDS encoding YkgJ family cysteine cluster protein — protein sequence MKPPALPPLPRKPRRDELKPGESLCDHCTGKCCRYFSAPIDGPTTWDDYDAIRWYLAHGQTMIYTHEETWYLLVSSKCQYLLDDHRCGIYHDRPKICRDYTTEACEYDDDWSFEKLFETPEQIWEYAEALLPPRKKPAAKPAPAPDLLPIVTLP from the coding sequence TTGAAGCCGCCCGCCCTCCCGCCGCTCCCCCGCAAGCCCCGTCGCGACGAACTGAAGCCCGGCGAGTCGCTGTGCGACCACTGCACCGGCAAATGCTGCCGGTACTTCTCCGCCCCCATCGACGGCCCGACGACCTGGGACGACTACGACGCGATCCGCTGGTACCTCGCGCACGGCCAGACGATGATCTACACTCACGAGGAGACCTGGTATCTCCTGGTCTCGTCGAAGTGCCAGTACCTGCTCGACGACCATCGCTGCGGCATCTACCACGACCGCCCCAAGATCTGCCGCGACTACACGACGGAAGCCTGCGAGTACGACGACGACTGGTCGTTCGAGAAGCTCTTCGAAACCCCCGAGCAGATCTGGGAGTATGCCGAGGCCCTGCTCCCCCCCCGGAAGAAGCCCGCGGCGAAGCCGGCCCCCGCGCCCGACCTGCTGCCGATCGTGACCCTGCCCTGA
- a CDS encoding site-2 protease family protein, with protein sequence MSDLLTWSPIHLGRWFGTTVRVHISLIVFVASLLVTAPLEASRGSMAFHVGQAFAWSALFLLALALHEAAHALVARLVDCEQEDVHLWPLGNLVGPTTQSRNTNYMLVVVAGPFVSGTLALLVAAILGFAWDAQFAWHPLGKDLDAGAPWINGTVKAAPMTAPWLVGWFGYINYLIFLANLLPALPFDGGRLFRWFLANTAIGSARDSMVAPWTARTTAAILFLVGMVRLLIGQRWDGLTIIFLAVLIEMMVRSEARVLEDGGYFDDGVFGYDFSEGYTSLESSAAKVRPYRESAIKRWRRRRSDQRRQRRIMQEVAEERRMDEILDKLHREGRSALTDEEHRFLVRVSARFRNRQNTQD encoded by the coding sequence ATGAGCGATCTGCTGACGTGGTCGCCGATTCATCTGGGGCGGTGGTTCGGGACGACGGTCAGGGTCCACATCTCGCTGATCGTCTTCGTCGCATCGCTGCTCGTCACCGCCCCGCTGGAGGCCTCGCGGGGCTCGATGGCCTTCCACGTGGGCCAGGCCTTCGCCTGGTCCGCCCTGTTCCTGCTCGCCCTGGCGCTCCACGAGGCGGCCCACGCCCTGGTCGCGCGCCTCGTCGATTGCGAGCAGGAGGACGTCCACCTCTGGCCGCTCGGGAACCTGGTCGGCCCCACGACCCAGTCCCGGAACACCAACTACATGCTGGTCGTGGTCGCCGGCCCGTTCGTCAGCGGCACGCTCGCGCTGCTGGTCGCGGCGATCCTCGGCTTCGCCTGGGACGCCCAGTTCGCCTGGCACCCGCTCGGCAAGGATCTCGACGCCGGCGCGCCCTGGATCAACGGCACCGTCAAGGCCGCGCCGATGACCGCCCCCTGGCTGGTCGGCTGGTTCGGGTACATCAACTACCTGATCTTCCTCGCGAACCTCCTGCCCGCCCTGCCGTTCGACGGCGGCCGGCTCTTCCGGTGGTTCCTGGCCAACACCGCGATCGGCTCGGCCCGCGACAGCATGGTCGCCCCCTGGACGGCCCGCACGACCGCCGCCATCCTCTTCCTCGTCGGCATGGTCCGGCTTTTGATCGGCCAGCGCTGGGACGGCCTGACGATCATCTTCCTGGCGGTCCTGATCGAGATGATGGTCCGCTCGGAAGCCCGGGTGCTGGAGGACGGGGGATACTTCGACGACGGCGTCTTCGGGTACGATTTCTCGGAGGGCTACACGAGCCTGGAGAGCAGCGCGGCCAAGGTCCGCCCCTACCGCGAGAGCGCGATCAAGCGCTGGCGGCGGCGGCGGTCGGATCAGCGCCGCCAGCGCCGGATCATGCAGGAGGTCGCCGAGGAGCGTCGGATGGACGAGATCCTCGACAAGCTCCATCGCGAGGGCCGGTCGGCCCTGACCGACGAGGAGCACCGCTTCCTGGTCCGCGTGAGCGCCCGTTTCCGCAATCGCCAGAACACCCAGGATTGA
- the aroB gene encoding 3-dehydroquinate synthase, which translates to MPRSLEDAPTTVPVRLGERSYDIAVADGGWDALPAFLKPALERSWAGRGCLKALILTDDHVAKLPYPGLVARALGSLGIEATTSVVPHGEASKGLATAAGLYEELVATAADRHTLVVAVGGGVIGDLGGFVAATFARGLPLLMVPTTLLAQVDSSVGGKVGVNLPKVKNIVGSFHQPIAVWIDVASLNDLPDRELRCGLAEVVKYGVILDAAFFDSLEADAEAILGRRPESLRRIVARSCELKADVVSKDEREETGLRAVLNFGHTIGHAVEATAGYGGAFQHGEAVAVGMVAESRLAERLGWVGRDFTTRLTRLLDRFGLPTSIAGLDPGPLLESMARDKKNQGGRIRLVLPRRMGHVELTDAAETADLKNLLDDLCGPAPL; encoded by the coding sequence ATGCCACGCTCTCTCGAGGACGCCCCCACGACCGTTCCGGTTCGGCTGGGCGAGCGTTCCTACGACATCGCGGTCGCCGATGGCGGCTGGGACGCCCTCCCCGCCTTCCTCAAGCCCGCGCTCGAACGCTCCTGGGCCGGCCGCGGCTGCCTCAAGGCGCTGATCCTGACCGACGACCACGTCGCGAAGCTCCCCTACCCCGGATTGGTTGCTCGCGCCCTGGGATCGCTCGGGATCGAGGCGACGACCTCGGTCGTGCCGCACGGCGAGGCGAGCAAGGGGCTGGCGACGGCCGCCGGCCTCTACGAGGAGCTGGTCGCGACGGCCGCCGACCGTCACACGCTGGTGGTCGCGGTGGGCGGCGGGGTGATCGGCGACCTCGGCGGGTTCGTGGCGGCGACCTTCGCGCGCGGGCTGCCGCTGCTGATGGTGCCGACGACGCTGCTCGCCCAGGTCGACAGCTCGGTCGGCGGCAAGGTCGGGGTCAACCTGCCGAAGGTCAAGAACATCGTCGGCTCGTTCCACCAGCCGATCGCCGTCTGGATCGACGTCGCCTCGCTGAACGACCTCCCCGACCGCGAGCTGCGCTGCGGGCTGGCCGAAGTGGTCAAGTACGGGGTCATCCTCGACGCCGCGTTCTTCGACTCGCTGGAAGCCGACGCCGAGGCGATCCTGGGCCGCCGGCCCGAGAGCCTGCGGCGGATCGTCGCCCGGAGCTGCGAGCTGAAGGCCGACGTGGTCTCGAAGGACGAGCGCGAGGAGACCGGCCTGCGGGCCGTGCTCAACTTCGGCCACACGATCGGCCACGCCGTCGAGGCGACGGCCGGCTACGGCGGCGCGTTCCAGCACGGGGAGGCCGTGGCCGTGGGCATGGTCGCCGAGAGCCGCCTGGCCGAGCGTCTGGGTTGGGTCGGCCGCGACTTCACGACCCGGCTGACCCGCCTTCTCGACCGCTTCGGCCTGCCGACCTCGATCGCCGGCCTGGACCCCGGCCCGCTGCTCGAGTCCATGGCCCGCGACAAGAAGAACCAGGGGGGACGGATCCGCCTGGTCCTCCCCCGGCGGATGGGCCACGTCGAGCTGACCGACGCGGCCGAGACGGCCGACCTGAAGAACCTGCTCGACGACCTCTGTGGACCGGCCCCCCTGTGA